The following proteins are co-located in the Delphinus delphis chromosome 5, mDelDel1.2, whole genome shotgun sequence genome:
- the PCDH18 gene encoding protocadherin-18 isoform X3 — protein sequence MYQMNAKMHFRFVFALLVVSFNSDVLGKNLKYRIYEEQRVGSVIARLSEDVADVLVKLPNPSTVRFRAMQRGNSPLLVVNEDSGEISIGAKIDREQLCQKNLNCSIEFDVITLPTEHLQLFHIEVEVLDINDNSPQFSRPLIPIEISESAAVGTRIPLDSAFDPDVGENSLHTYSLSANDFFNIEVQTRTDGAKYAELIVVRELDRELKSSYELQLTASDMGVPQRSGSSILKISISDSNDNSPAFEQQSYIIQLLENSPIGTLLLDLNATDPDEGANGKIVYSFSSHVSPKIIETFKIDSERGHLTLFKPVDYEITKSYEIDVQAQDLGPNSIPAHCKIIIKVVDVNDNKPEININLMSPGKEEISYIFEGDPIDTFVALVRVQDKDSGLNGEIVCRLHGHGHFKLQKTYENNYLILTNATLDREKRSEYSLTVIAEDKGTPSLSTVKHFTVQINDINDNPPHFQRSRYEFAISENNSPGAYITTVTATDPDLGENGQVTYTILESFILGSSITTYVTIDPSNGAIYALRIFDHEEVSQITFVVEARDGGSPKQLVSNTTVVLTIIDENDNIPVVIGPALRNNTAEISIPKGAESGFHVTRIRAMDRDSGVNAELSCSIVAGNEENIFVIDPRSCDIHTNVSMESVPYTERELSVVIQDKGNPQLHTKVLLKCMIFEYAESVTSTAMTSVSQASLDVSMIIIISLGAICAVLLVIMVLFATRCNREKKDTRSYNCRVAESTYQHHPKRPSRQIHKGDITLVPTVNGTLPIRSHHRPSPSSSPTLERGQMGSRQSHNSHQSLNSLVTISSNHVPENFSLELTHATPAVEQVSQLLSMLHQGQYQPRPSFRGNKYSRSYRYALQDMDKFSLKDSGRGDSEAGDSDYDLGRDSPIDRLLGEGFSDLFLTDGRIPAGVTCSFRGKNSQHSLSSNIRIRVSRMTPSQ from the exons ATGTACCAAATGAATGCTAAAATGCACTTTAGATTTGTTTTTGCACTCCTGGTGGTATCTTTCAACTCCGATGTACTGGGCAAGAATTTGAAATACAGGATTTACGAGGAGCAGAGGGTTGGATCGGTAATTGCAAGACTATCAGAGGATGTGGCTGATGTTTTAGTTAAGCTACCTAATCCTTCTACCGTTCGCTTCCGAGCCATGCAAAGGGGAAATTCTCCTCTACTCGTGGTCAACGAGGATAGCGGGGAAATCAGCATAGGGGCAAAAATTGACCGCGAACAACTATGCCAGAAGAACTTGAACTGTTCCATAGAGTTTGATGTGATCACTCTACCCACTGAGCATCTGCAGCTTTTCCATATTGAAGTTGAAGTGCTGGATATTAATGACAATTCTCCCCAGTTTTCAAGACCTCTCATACCGATTGAGATATCAGAGAGTGCAGCAGTTGGGACGCGGATCCCTTTGGACAGTGCATTTGATCCGGATGTTGGGGAAAACTCCCTCCACACGTACTCTCTCTCTGCCAATGATTTCTTTAATATCGAGGTTCAGACTAGGACGGATGGAGCGAAGTATGCAGAACTCATAGTGGTTAGAGAGCTGGATCGGGAGCTGAAGTCGAGCTATGAGCTTCAGCTCACCGCCTCGGACATGGGGGTGCCTCAGAGGTCTGGCTCATCCATACTAAAAATCAGCATTTCAGACTCTAATGACAACAGCCCTGCTTTTGAGCAGCAGTCTTATATAATACAGCTCTTAGAAAACTCCCCCATTGGCACTTTGCTGCTAGATCTGAATGCCACTGATCCAGATGAGGGCGCTAATGGGAAAATTGTCTATTCCTTCAGCAGTCATGTGTCTCCCAAAATTATAGAGACTTTTAAGATTGATTCAGAAAGAGGACATTTGACTCTTTTCAAGCCAGTGGATTATGAAATCACCAAATCCTATGAGATTGATGTTCAGGCTCAGGATTTGGGTCCAAATTCAATCCCAGCTCATTGCAAAATTATAATTAAGGTTGTGGATGTTAATGACAATaaacctgaaattaacataaacCTCATGTcccctggaaaagaagaaatatcttatatttttgaAGGGGATCCTATTGACACCTTTGTTGCCTTGGTCAGGGTTCAGGACAAGGATTCTGGGCTGAATGGAGAAATAGTTTGTAGGCTTCACGGACATGGTCACTTTAAACTTCAGAAGACTtatgaaaacaattatttaatCTTGACAAATGCCACGCTGGATAGAGAAAAGAGGTCCGAATACAGTTTGACTGTAATCGCTGAGGACAAGGGGACACCCAGTCTCTCAACAGTAAAACATTTTACTGTTCAAATCAACGATATAAATGACAATCCGCCCCACTTCCAGAGAAGTCGATACGAATTTGCAATCTCAGAGAATAACTCGCCAGGGGCGTATATCACCACTGTTACAGCCACAGatcctgatcttggagaaaatGGGCAAGTTACATACaccattctggagagttttatcctGGGAAGTTCCATAACTACATATGTAACCATTGACCCATCTAATGGCGCCATCTATGCCCTCAGAATCTTTGATCATGAGGAAGTGAGTCAGATCACTTTTGTGGTCGAAGCAAGAGACGGTGGAAGTCCAAAGCAACTCGTAAGCAATACCACAGTTGTGCTCACCATCATTGACGAAAATGACAACATCCCTGTGGTTATAGGACCGGCACTGCGCAATAATACCGCAGAAATCTCCATCCCCAAAGGGGCTGAAAGCGGCTTTCATGTCACAAGAATAAGGGCAATGGACAGAGACTCTGGTGTGAATGCTGAACTCAGCTGCTCCATAGTAGCAGGTAATGAGGAGAATATCTTTGTCATTGATCCACGATCATGTGACATCCATACCAACGTCAGCATGGAATCTGTTCCCTACACAGAACGGGAGCTCTCAGTTGTCATCCAGGACAAAGGCAATCCTCAGCTGCATACCAAAGTCCTTCTGAAGTGTATGATCTTTGAATATGCAGAGTCTGTGACAAGTACAGCAATGACCTCAGTAAGCCAGGCGTCCTTGGATGTCTCCATGattataattatttccttaggagcAATTTGTGCAGTGTTGTTGGTTATTATGGTGCTGTTTGCAACCAGGTGTAACCGAGAAAAGAAAGACACTAGATCCTACAACTGCAGGGTAGCGGAATCAACTTACCAGCATCACCCAAAAAGACCCTCCAGGCAGATCCACAAAGGGGACATCACACTGGTGCCTACCGTCAACGGCACTCTGCCCATCAGATCTCATCACAGACCATCTCCTTCTTCATCTCCTACCTTAGAAAGAGGGCAAATGGGCAGCCGGCAGAGTCACAACAGTCACCAGTCCCTCAACAGTTTGGTGACAATCTCATCGAACCACGTGCCAGAGAATTTCTCATTAGAACTCACCCATGCCACCCCTGCTGTTGAG CAGGTCTCTCAGCTTCTTTCAATGCTTCACCAGGGACAATATCAACCAAGGCCAAGTTTTCGAGGAAACAAATATTCCAGGAGCTATAG ATATGCCCTTCAAGACATGGACAAATTTAGCTTGAAAGACAGTGGCCGTGGTGACAGTGAAGCAGGAGACAGTGATTATGATTTGGGGAGAGATTCTCCAATAGACAGGTTGCTGGGCGAAGGATTCAGCGACCTGTTTCTTACAGATGGAAGAATTCCAGCAG GAGTAACATGTTCATTCCGGGGGAAGAATTCCCAGCACAGCCTCAGCAGCAACATCCGCATCCGAGTCTCGAGGATGACACCCAGCCAGTAG
- the PCDH18 gene encoding protocadherin-18 isoform X2, protein MYQMNAKMHFRFVFALLVVSFNSDVLGKNLKYRIYEEQRVGSVIARLSEDVADVLVKLPNPSTVRFRAMQRGNSPLLVVNEDSGEISIGAKIDREQLCQKNLNCSIEFDVITLPTEHLQLFHIEVEVLDINDNSPQFSRPLIPIEISESAAVGTRIPLDSAFDPDVGENSLHTYSLSANDFFNIEVQTRTDGAKYAELIVVRELDRELKSSYELQLTASDMGVPQRSGSSILKISISDSNDNSPAFEQQSYIIQLLENSPIGTLLLDLNATDPDEGANGKIVYSFSSHVSPKIIETFKIDSERGHLTLFKPVDYEITKSYEIDVQAQDLGPNSIPAHCKIIIKVVDVNDNKPEININLMSPGKEEISYIFEGDPIDTFVALVRVQDKDSGLNGEIVCRLHGHGHFKLQKTYENNYLILTNATLDREKRSEYSLTVIAEDKGTPSLSTVKHFTVQINDINDNPPHFQRSRYEFAISENNSPGAYITTVTATDPDLGENGQVTYTILESFILGSSITTYVTIDPSNGAIYALRIFDHEEVSQITFVVEARDGGSPKQLVSNTTVVLTIIDENDNIPVVIGPALRNNTAEISIPKGAESGFHVTRIRAMDRDSGVNAELSCSIVAGNEENIFVIDPRSCDIHTNVSMESVPYTERELSVVIQDKGNPQLHTKVLLKCMIFEYAESVTSTAMTSVSQASLDVSMIIIISLGAICAVLLVIMVLFATRCNREKKDTRSYNCRVAESTYQHHPKRPSRQIHKGDITLVPTVNGTLPIRSHHRPSPSSSPTLERGQMGSRQSHNSHQSLNSLVTISSNHVPENFSLELTHATPAVEVSQLLSMLHQGQYQPRPSFRGNKYSRSYRYALQDMDKFSLKDSGRGDSEAGDSDYDLGRDSPIDRLLGEGFSDLFLTDGRIPAAMRLCTEECRVLGHSDQCWMPPLPSPSSDYRSNMFIPGEEFPAQPQQQHPHPSLEDDTQPVDSGEKKKSFSTFGKDSPNDEDSGDTSTSSLLSEMSNVFQRLLPPSLDTYSECSEMDRSNSLERRKGPLSAKTVGYPQGVAAWAASTHFQNPTTNSGPPLGTHSSVQPSSKWLPAMEEIPENYEEDDFDNVLSHLGDGKHELMDASELVAEINKLLQDVRQS, encoded by the exons ATGTACCAAATGAATGCTAAAATGCACTTTAGATTTGTTTTTGCACTCCTGGTGGTATCTTTCAACTCCGATGTACTGGGCAAGAATTTGAAATACAGGATTTACGAGGAGCAGAGGGTTGGATCGGTAATTGCAAGACTATCAGAGGATGTGGCTGATGTTTTAGTTAAGCTACCTAATCCTTCTACCGTTCGCTTCCGAGCCATGCAAAGGGGAAATTCTCCTCTACTCGTGGTCAACGAGGATAGCGGGGAAATCAGCATAGGGGCAAAAATTGACCGCGAACAACTATGCCAGAAGAACTTGAACTGTTCCATAGAGTTTGATGTGATCACTCTACCCACTGAGCATCTGCAGCTTTTCCATATTGAAGTTGAAGTGCTGGATATTAATGACAATTCTCCCCAGTTTTCAAGACCTCTCATACCGATTGAGATATCAGAGAGTGCAGCAGTTGGGACGCGGATCCCTTTGGACAGTGCATTTGATCCGGATGTTGGGGAAAACTCCCTCCACACGTACTCTCTCTCTGCCAATGATTTCTTTAATATCGAGGTTCAGACTAGGACGGATGGAGCGAAGTATGCAGAACTCATAGTGGTTAGAGAGCTGGATCGGGAGCTGAAGTCGAGCTATGAGCTTCAGCTCACCGCCTCGGACATGGGGGTGCCTCAGAGGTCTGGCTCATCCATACTAAAAATCAGCATTTCAGACTCTAATGACAACAGCCCTGCTTTTGAGCAGCAGTCTTATATAATACAGCTCTTAGAAAACTCCCCCATTGGCACTTTGCTGCTAGATCTGAATGCCACTGATCCAGATGAGGGCGCTAATGGGAAAATTGTCTATTCCTTCAGCAGTCATGTGTCTCCCAAAATTATAGAGACTTTTAAGATTGATTCAGAAAGAGGACATTTGACTCTTTTCAAGCCAGTGGATTATGAAATCACCAAATCCTATGAGATTGATGTTCAGGCTCAGGATTTGGGTCCAAATTCAATCCCAGCTCATTGCAAAATTATAATTAAGGTTGTGGATGTTAATGACAATaaacctgaaattaacataaacCTCATGTcccctggaaaagaagaaatatcttatatttttgaAGGGGATCCTATTGACACCTTTGTTGCCTTGGTCAGGGTTCAGGACAAGGATTCTGGGCTGAATGGAGAAATAGTTTGTAGGCTTCACGGACATGGTCACTTTAAACTTCAGAAGACTtatgaaaacaattatttaatCTTGACAAATGCCACGCTGGATAGAGAAAAGAGGTCCGAATACAGTTTGACTGTAATCGCTGAGGACAAGGGGACACCCAGTCTCTCAACAGTAAAACATTTTACTGTTCAAATCAACGATATAAATGACAATCCGCCCCACTTCCAGAGAAGTCGATACGAATTTGCAATCTCAGAGAATAACTCGCCAGGGGCGTATATCACCACTGTTACAGCCACAGatcctgatcttggagaaaatGGGCAAGTTACATACaccattctggagagttttatcctGGGAAGTTCCATAACTACATATGTAACCATTGACCCATCTAATGGCGCCATCTATGCCCTCAGAATCTTTGATCATGAGGAAGTGAGTCAGATCACTTTTGTGGTCGAAGCAAGAGACGGTGGAAGTCCAAAGCAACTCGTAAGCAATACCACAGTTGTGCTCACCATCATTGACGAAAATGACAACATCCCTGTGGTTATAGGACCGGCACTGCGCAATAATACCGCAGAAATCTCCATCCCCAAAGGGGCTGAAAGCGGCTTTCATGTCACAAGAATAAGGGCAATGGACAGAGACTCTGGTGTGAATGCTGAACTCAGCTGCTCCATAGTAGCAGGTAATGAGGAGAATATCTTTGTCATTGATCCACGATCATGTGACATCCATACCAACGTCAGCATGGAATCTGTTCCCTACACAGAACGGGAGCTCTCAGTTGTCATCCAGGACAAAGGCAATCCTCAGCTGCATACCAAAGTCCTTCTGAAGTGTATGATCTTTGAATATGCAGAGTCTGTGACAAGTACAGCAATGACCTCAGTAAGCCAGGCGTCCTTGGATGTCTCCATGattataattatttccttaggagcAATTTGTGCAGTGTTGTTGGTTATTATGGTGCTGTTTGCAACCAGGTGTAACCGAGAAAAGAAAGACACTAGATCCTACAACTGCAGGGTAGCGGAATCAACTTACCAGCATCACCCAAAAAGACCCTCCAGGCAGATCCACAAAGGGGACATCACACTGGTGCCTACCGTCAACGGCACTCTGCCCATCAGATCTCATCACAGACCATCTCCTTCTTCATCTCCTACCTTAGAAAGAGGGCAAATGGGCAGCCGGCAGAGTCACAACAGTCACCAGTCCCTCAACAGTTTGGTGACAATCTCATCGAACCACGTGCCAGAGAATTTCTCATTAGAACTCACCCATGCCACCCCTGCTGTTGAG GTCTCTCAGCTTCTTTCAATGCTTCACCAGGGACAATATCAACCAAGGCCAAGTTTTCGAGGAAACAAATATTCCAGGAGCTATAG ATATGCCCTTCAAGACATGGACAAATTTAGCTTGAAAGACAGTGGCCGTGGTGACAGTGAAGCAGGAGACAGTGATTATGATTTGGGGAGAGATTCTCCAATAGACAGGTTGCTGGGCGAAGGATTCAGCGACCTGTTTCTTACAGATGGAAGAATTCCAGCAG CTATGAGGCTGTGCACGGAAGAGTGCAGGGTCCTGGGACACTCTGACCAGTGCTGGATGCCACCTCTGCCCTCACCTTCCTCTGATTATAGGAGTAACATGTTCATTCCGGGGGAAGAATTCCCAGCACAGCCTCAGCAGCAACATCCGCATCCGAGTCTCGAGGATGACACCCAGCCAGTAGATTCTGGTGAGAAGAAGAAGAGTTTTTCCACTTTTGGGAAGGACTCCCCAAACGATGAGGACTCTGGGGATACCAGCACGTCCTCTCTGCTCTCGGAAATGAGCAATGTGTTCCAGCGCCTCTTACCCCCTTCCCTGGACACCTATTCTGAGTGCAGTGAGATGGATCGATCCAACTCTCTGGAACGCCGGAAGGGACCTTTGTCAGCCAAGACTGTGGGTTACCCACAAGGGGTGGCGGCCTGGGCGGCCAGTACGCATTTTCAAAACCCCACCACCAACTCTGGCCCCCCGCTTGGAACTCATTCCAGTGTGCAGCCTTCTTCAAAATGGCTGCCGGCCATGGAGGAGATCCCTGAAAATTATGAAGAGGATGATTTCGACAACGTGCTCAGCCACCTCGGTGATGGCAAACATGAACTCATGGATGCCAGTGAGCTAGTGGCTGAGATTAACAAACTGCTTCAAGATGTCCGCCAGAGctag
- the PCDH18 gene encoding protocadherin-18 isoform X1, whose product MYQMNAKMHFRFVFALLVVSFNSDVLGKNLKYRIYEEQRVGSVIARLSEDVADVLVKLPNPSTVRFRAMQRGNSPLLVVNEDSGEISIGAKIDREQLCQKNLNCSIEFDVITLPTEHLQLFHIEVEVLDINDNSPQFSRPLIPIEISESAAVGTRIPLDSAFDPDVGENSLHTYSLSANDFFNIEVQTRTDGAKYAELIVVRELDRELKSSYELQLTASDMGVPQRSGSSILKISISDSNDNSPAFEQQSYIIQLLENSPIGTLLLDLNATDPDEGANGKIVYSFSSHVSPKIIETFKIDSERGHLTLFKPVDYEITKSYEIDVQAQDLGPNSIPAHCKIIIKVVDVNDNKPEININLMSPGKEEISYIFEGDPIDTFVALVRVQDKDSGLNGEIVCRLHGHGHFKLQKTYENNYLILTNATLDREKRSEYSLTVIAEDKGTPSLSTVKHFTVQINDINDNPPHFQRSRYEFAISENNSPGAYITTVTATDPDLGENGQVTYTILESFILGSSITTYVTIDPSNGAIYALRIFDHEEVSQITFVVEARDGGSPKQLVSNTTVVLTIIDENDNIPVVIGPALRNNTAEISIPKGAESGFHVTRIRAMDRDSGVNAELSCSIVAGNEENIFVIDPRSCDIHTNVSMESVPYTERELSVVIQDKGNPQLHTKVLLKCMIFEYAESVTSTAMTSVSQASLDVSMIIIISLGAICAVLLVIMVLFATRCNREKKDTRSYNCRVAESTYQHHPKRPSRQIHKGDITLVPTVNGTLPIRSHHRPSPSSSPTLERGQMGSRQSHNSHQSLNSLVTISSNHVPENFSLELTHATPAVEQVSQLLSMLHQGQYQPRPSFRGNKYSRSYRYALQDMDKFSLKDSGRGDSEAGDSDYDLGRDSPIDRLLGEGFSDLFLTDGRIPAAMRLCTEECRVLGHSDQCWMPPLPSPSSDYRSNMFIPGEEFPAQPQQQHPHPSLEDDTQPVDSGEKKKSFSTFGKDSPNDEDSGDTSTSSLLSEMSNVFQRLLPPSLDTYSECSEMDRSNSLERRKGPLSAKTVGYPQGVAAWAASTHFQNPTTNSGPPLGTHSSVQPSSKWLPAMEEIPENYEEDDFDNVLSHLGDGKHELMDASELVAEINKLLQDVRQS is encoded by the exons ATGTACCAAATGAATGCTAAAATGCACTTTAGATTTGTTTTTGCACTCCTGGTGGTATCTTTCAACTCCGATGTACTGGGCAAGAATTTGAAATACAGGATTTACGAGGAGCAGAGGGTTGGATCGGTAATTGCAAGACTATCAGAGGATGTGGCTGATGTTTTAGTTAAGCTACCTAATCCTTCTACCGTTCGCTTCCGAGCCATGCAAAGGGGAAATTCTCCTCTACTCGTGGTCAACGAGGATAGCGGGGAAATCAGCATAGGGGCAAAAATTGACCGCGAACAACTATGCCAGAAGAACTTGAACTGTTCCATAGAGTTTGATGTGATCACTCTACCCACTGAGCATCTGCAGCTTTTCCATATTGAAGTTGAAGTGCTGGATATTAATGACAATTCTCCCCAGTTTTCAAGACCTCTCATACCGATTGAGATATCAGAGAGTGCAGCAGTTGGGACGCGGATCCCTTTGGACAGTGCATTTGATCCGGATGTTGGGGAAAACTCCCTCCACACGTACTCTCTCTCTGCCAATGATTTCTTTAATATCGAGGTTCAGACTAGGACGGATGGAGCGAAGTATGCAGAACTCATAGTGGTTAGAGAGCTGGATCGGGAGCTGAAGTCGAGCTATGAGCTTCAGCTCACCGCCTCGGACATGGGGGTGCCTCAGAGGTCTGGCTCATCCATACTAAAAATCAGCATTTCAGACTCTAATGACAACAGCCCTGCTTTTGAGCAGCAGTCTTATATAATACAGCTCTTAGAAAACTCCCCCATTGGCACTTTGCTGCTAGATCTGAATGCCACTGATCCAGATGAGGGCGCTAATGGGAAAATTGTCTATTCCTTCAGCAGTCATGTGTCTCCCAAAATTATAGAGACTTTTAAGATTGATTCAGAAAGAGGACATTTGACTCTTTTCAAGCCAGTGGATTATGAAATCACCAAATCCTATGAGATTGATGTTCAGGCTCAGGATTTGGGTCCAAATTCAATCCCAGCTCATTGCAAAATTATAATTAAGGTTGTGGATGTTAATGACAATaaacctgaaattaacataaacCTCATGTcccctggaaaagaagaaatatcttatatttttgaAGGGGATCCTATTGACACCTTTGTTGCCTTGGTCAGGGTTCAGGACAAGGATTCTGGGCTGAATGGAGAAATAGTTTGTAGGCTTCACGGACATGGTCACTTTAAACTTCAGAAGACTtatgaaaacaattatttaatCTTGACAAATGCCACGCTGGATAGAGAAAAGAGGTCCGAATACAGTTTGACTGTAATCGCTGAGGACAAGGGGACACCCAGTCTCTCAACAGTAAAACATTTTACTGTTCAAATCAACGATATAAATGACAATCCGCCCCACTTCCAGAGAAGTCGATACGAATTTGCAATCTCAGAGAATAACTCGCCAGGGGCGTATATCACCACTGTTACAGCCACAGatcctgatcttggagaaaatGGGCAAGTTACATACaccattctggagagttttatcctGGGAAGTTCCATAACTACATATGTAACCATTGACCCATCTAATGGCGCCATCTATGCCCTCAGAATCTTTGATCATGAGGAAGTGAGTCAGATCACTTTTGTGGTCGAAGCAAGAGACGGTGGAAGTCCAAAGCAACTCGTAAGCAATACCACAGTTGTGCTCACCATCATTGACGAAAATGACAACATCCCTGTGGTTATAGGACCGGCACTGCGCAATAATACCGCAGAAATCTCCATCCCCAAAGGGGCTGAAAGCGGCTTTCATGTCACAAGAATAAGGGCAATGGACAGAGACTCTGGTGTGAATGCTGAACTCAGCTGCTCCATAGTAGCAGGTAATGAGGAGAATATCTTTGTCATTGATCCACGATCATGTGACATCCATACCAACGTCAGCATGGAATCTGTTCCCTACACAGAACGGGAGCTCTCAGTTGTCATCCAGGACAAAGGCAATCCTCAGCTGCATACCAAAGTCCTTCTGAAGTGTATGATCTTTGAATATGCAGAGTCTGTGACAAGTACAGCAATGACCTCAGTAAGCCAGGCGTCCTTGGATGTCTCCATGattataattatttccttaggagcAATTTGTGCAGTGTTGTTGGTTATTATGGTGCTGTTTGCAACCAGGTGTAACCGAGAAAAGAAAGACACTAGATCCTACAACTGCAGGGTAGCGGAATCAACTTACCAGCATCACCCAAAAAGACCCTCCAGGCAGATCCACAAAGGGGACATCACACTGGTGCCTACCGTCAACGGCACTCTGCCCATCAGATCTCATCACAGACCATCTCCTTCTTCATCTCCTACCTTAGAAAGAGGGCAAATGGGCAGCCGGCAGAGTCACAACAGTCACCAGTCCCTCAACAGTTTGGTGACAATCTCATCGAACCACGTGCCAGAGAATTTCTCATTAGAACTCACCCATGCCACCCCTGCTGTTGAG CAGGTCTCTCAGCTTCTTTCAATGCTTCACCAGGGACAATATCAACCAAGGCCAAGTTTTCGAGGAAACAAATATTCCAGGAGCTATAG ATATGCCCTTCAAGACATGGACAAATTTAGCTTGAAAGACAGTGGCCGTGGTGACAGTGAAGCAGGAGACAGTGATTATGATTTGGGGAGAGATTCTCCAATAGACAGGTTGCTGGGCGAAGGATTCAGCGACCTGTTTCTTACAGATGGAAGAATTCCAGCAG CTATGAGGCTGTGCACGGAAGAGTGCAGGGTCCTGGGACACTCTGACCAGTGCTGGATGCCACCTCTGCCCTCACCTTCCTCTGATTATAGGAGTAACATGTTCATTCCGGGGGAAGAATTCCCAGCACAGCCTCAGCAGCAACATCCGCATCCGAGTCTCGAGGATGACACCCAGCCAGTAGATTCTGGTGAGAAGAAGAAGAGTTTTTCCACTTTTGGGAAGGACTCCCCAAACGATGAGGACTCTGGGGATACCAGCACGTCCTCTCTGCTCTCGGAAATGAGCAATGTGTTCCAGCGCCTCTTACCCCCTTCCCTGGACACCTATTCTGAGTGCAGTGAGATGGATCGATCCAACTCTCTGGAACGCCGGAAGGGACCTTTGTCAGCCAAGACTGTGGGTTACCCACAAGGGGTGGCGGCCTGGGCGGCCAGTACGCATTTTCAAAACCCCACCACCAACTCTGGCCCCCCGCTTGGAACTCATTCCAGTGTGCAGCCTTCTTCAAAATGGCTGCCGGCCATGGAGGAGATCCCTGAAAATTATGAAGAGGATGATTTCGACAACGTGCTCAGCCACCTCGGTGATGGCAAACATGAACTCATGGATGCCAGTGAGCTAGTGGCTGAGATTAACAAACTGCTTCAAGATGTCCGCCAGAGctag